In Pseudorasbora parva isolate DD20220531a chromosome 1, ASM2467924v1, whole genome shotgun sequence, the DNA window gtgtatatatatatatatttttttttttttctcacctcCAATTTCAAGCCTACTTCCATTCCCGAACAGTATCTCTCCACACATGGCCACAGCGCAGTAGTAAGTCCCAGCGTCGGTTAAACTGAGGTTCCTCTTGGGGAGATTGTAGATACAAGACTGTGTATAGGAGTCTTTCTCAGAGCTCTTCTTGCATTGATCATTTCTGTTTCTTTGCTTGTATATGAGTCCTGGATGTGCATCTCCTGATTCCTGTCTAAACCAGTAGACGCTGTGATTTTCCACACATCTTTCAGTGAGGACAGTGCAGTGAAGATTCACGGAGTCTCCCGGGTTAAACTTGTGCTCATTCACCTCGGTACTCAAGTCCACTGCGGACAGAAACTGCTGAATATGATGCTGTCTTgtatttaacccttaaatgagAAAATGTTTAGGATTATACATtaaatacattacattatagctttttatatattgttttgctagttttacTTGCCTTTATAGTATAAAAACAGCCCATTACTAAAAGTTATAAGATCGTAGTCACGGGTACCACAATAATACATTCCAGTATCCGATGCCTTTAATTCTTTTATAGTTAAagcaaaataattatttttcttCACAGCTGTAAATCTTGTATCATTCTTGAAGTCTCCGTAAAACATTGGTGTTAAAGTGTCAGCATAGAGACTGAGGATGCATGTTGGAGCTTCTCCCAGAGATTGCTTGAACCATGAGTAGTAGTTCTCGTGTTTTTCAGATATCATGCACTCTAAAGTTATAGTTTCGCCTGCAGAGAAGGTCTCCAGGACTTTCTTTTGAATGACAGCAGCAGATGTGATGAAGCCTGAGAAGAAAAAGCACACGCAGGACCATCAGAGCATTCATAAATATAAGGTAAGAATACATTTGCAGAACATATCTCTCTTCCAGAGCATACACACCTGTCTTAAAGAGTAGAAAAAATATCAGAAGTTTAAACCCAGTTGAGGTCCTCTGTGCATTTGGCAACATCTTATGGAGCGTTTGTAAGATGTGTGGGTGAGAAACGCCGGGGTTTAGAGGAGTCAAGCCTTGTCTTTCTGATTTAGATGAGTCTggtctgattggctgttgtcattTTTCCATTCAGGCTGTCTGACCAAAGATGTATAGCATGTGATGTGGCTTATCTTTTGTTCTTATGCTCATGATTGGAGTTTCTGTGAATCTGGTGATCGACTGGTAATATTTAATTCTTGTGAAGTCTTATTTTCAGTAGTTTTTggccttttcttttctttatttctttgtACACAGCAAcctcagaattaaaaaaaactggtCCAGTGTTATTTGACCAACATAATTGTTGATCTTTGTTTCAATAACATCATATTCACACAATAATGTTTACTGTATATAGTTTGTACTGTAGGAAACGTTTTTATATTGTCATAGTTCTTATAGCTCAACCAGTCATAAACTATTTCAGATAATTTCACCTGTCATGGCTGTTGGACACTCTTTGCATGCTTTGTATGCCTTATTGATTATTTTAACTTGATGTCCACTAACATGACCACTAACTATATTATCCTGCATGTAGTGCCCCCTATGCGCAGTCAATAGAAAAACACAGGCTCACAACACGTCccttttttaaaggtcccgttcttcgcgattccatctttcaaactttagttagtgtgtaatgttgctgttagagcataaataatgcctgtaaaattataaagctcaaagttcaatgccaagcgagatattttagttaacagaagttccctttcaaagcctacagcgaacggccggtttggacttcCCCCCCGGCACTTCCtggcaggaatgacgtcactagaaccgtttgttgactaaccctccgcccacaagaacacgcaaaaaagggggcgtggtcttcttattctcccacgtggagaagagcgcgcattcagcgcttgcatctcccccttatggtaagag includes these proteins:
- the nitr12 gene encoding novel immune-type receptor 12; translated protein: MLPNAQRTSTGFKLLIFFLLFKTGFITSAAVIQKKVLETFSAGETITLECMISEKHENYYSWFKQSLGEAPTCILSLYADTLTPMFYGDFKNDTRFTAVKKNNYFALTIKELKASDTGMYYCGTRDYDLITFSNGLFLYYKGLNTRQHHIQQFLSAVDLSTEVNEHKFNPGDSVNLHCTVLTERCVENHSVYWFRQESGDAHPGLIYKQRNRNDQCKKSSEKDSYTQSCIYNLPKRNLSLTDAGTYYCAVAMCGEILFGNGSRLEIGEPISELAWTDFKVPLLVATNILCLVIIAILLWKRAHKRQETFSENQRLQTTLSLSSANEGVPEEISYAAVHFPGRNSNRHETERSSSTKVVYSSARDYNIKQ